A window from Citrus sinensis cultivar Valencia sweet orange chromosome 3, DVS_A1.0, whole genome shotgun sequence encodes these proteins:
- the LOC107177059 gene encoding uncharacterized protein LOC107177059 isoform X3: MARLRHEMMQERPNSPITRVDVWIRAHTKKDETVINEDVAEKLKKINEYQRTQVSEDASTIHGDALTHVLGKERNGRVRGAGSGVTATLMNLEALSKSHTAQNKMELKDLKKLFEELKAAFIKNTSKQADRIDIDSMMKNSRDIRLDHNETSHKRKCLEDTSHAKKAKTCGSTFTNIENARCRLLDWMGTGKVVGEGTIASRDPLAKVHHICLGPDCWKVWVTIAMVEDTPFYRATSEFHVVSDAIGSTIAWPKNYILLE; the protein is encoded by the exons ATGGCTCGTTTAAGACATGAAATG ATGCAAGAGAGACCAAACTCACCGATAACTAGAGTTGATGTGTGGATTCGTGCACATACTAAGAAGGATGAGACTGTAATTAATGAGGATGTTGCTGAAAAACTA aaaaaaattaatgaatatcaGAGGACACAAGTGAGTGAAGATGCCTCAACAATTCACGGTGATGCTCTGACCCATGTGCTAGGAAAAGAACGTAATGGGCGTGTACGAGGGGCTGGATCTGGAGTTACAGCAACGTTGATGAATTTAGAAGCACTTAGCAAGTCTCATActgcacaaaataaaatggaacTAAAAGATCTCAAAAAACTATTCGAGGAACTCAAGGCTGCATTCATTAAGAACACTAGCAAACAAGCg gATCGAATTGACATAGATAGCATGATGAAAAATTCTCGAGACATTCGACTA GATCACAATGAGACAAGCCACAAAAGGAAATGTTTGGAAGACACTTCACATGCGAAA AAAGCTAAAACATGTGGAAGCACTTTcacaaatattgaaaatgcTCGTTGTAGATTACTAGATTGGATGGGAACAGGAAAAGTTGTAGGGGAAGGAACAATTGCATCAAGAGATCCACTTGCCAAAGTACATCATATATGTCTTGGACCAGATTGCTGGAAAGTTTGGGTGACAATTGCAATGGTTGAAGATACTCCCTTCTATCGTGCTACATCTGAGTTTCATGTTGTTAGTGATGCAATTGGAAGCACAATTGCTTGGCCAAAAAACTACATCTTGTTGGAGTAG
- the LOC107177059 gene encoding uncharacterized protein LOC107177059 isoform X2, which translates to MLRASFTRKLEALKSLKPRNIKSEQQWQRFIKERVSAEFKMQERPNSPITRVDVWIRAHTKKDETVINEDVAEKLKKINEYQRTQVSEDASTIHGDALTHVLGKERNGRVRGAGSGVTATLMNLEALSKSHTAQNKMELKDLKKLFEELKAAFIKNTSKQADHNETSHKRKCLEDTSHAKKAKTCGSTFTNIENARCRLLDWMGTGKVVGEGTIASRDPLAKVHHICLGPDCWKVWVTIAMVEDTPFYRATSEFHVVSDAIGSTIAWPKNYILLE; encoded by the exons ATGCTGAGGGCCAGTTTTACAAGAAAGCTTGAGGCATTGAAAAGCTTGAAACCAAGGAACATAAAATCTGAGCAACAATGGCAAAGGTTTATTAAAGAGAGAGTTTCTGCTGAGTTTAAA ATGCAAGAGAGACCAAACTCACCGATAACTAGAGTTGATGTGTGGATTCGTGCACATACTAAGAAGGATGAGACTGTAATTAATGAGGATGTTGCTGAAAAACTA aaaaaaattaatgaatatcaGAGGACACAAGTGAGTGAAGATGCCTCAACAATTCACGGTGATGCTCTGACCCATGTGCTAGGAAAAGAACGTAATGGGCGTGTACGAGGGGCTGGATCTGGAGTTACAGCAACGTTGATGAATTTAGAAGCACTTAGCAAGTCTCATActgcacaaaataaaatggaacTAAAAGATCTCAAAAAACTATTCGAGGAACTCAAGGCTGCATTCATTAAGAACACTAGCAAACAAGCg GATCACAATGAGACAAGCCACAAAAGGAAATGTTTGGAAGACACTTCACATGCGAAA AAAGCTAAAACATGTGGAAGCACTTTcacaaatattgaaaatgcTCGTTGTAGATTACTAGATTGGATGGGAACAGGAAAAGTTGTAGGGGAAGGAACAATTGCATCAAGAGATCCACTTGCCAAAGTACATCATATATGTCTTGGACCAGATTGCTGGAAAGTTTGGGTGACAATTGCAATGGTTGAAGATACTCCCTTCTATCGTGCTACATCTGAGTTTCATGTTGTTAGTGATGCAATTGGAAGCACAATTGCTTGGCCAAAAAACTACATCTTGTTGGAGTAG
- the LOC107177059 gene encoding uncharacterized protein LOC107177059 isoform X1 gives MLRASFTRKLEALKSLKPRNIKSEQQWQRFIKERVSAEFKMQERPNSPITRVDVWIRAHTKKDETVINEDVAEKLKKINEYQRTQVSEDASTIHGDALTHVLGKERNGRVRGAGSGVTATLMNLEALSKSHTAQNKMELKDLKKLFEELKAAFIKNTSKQADRIDIDSMMKNSRDIRLDHNETSHKRKCLEDTSHAKKAKTCGSTFTNIENARCRLLDWMGTGKVVGEGTIASRDPLAKVHHICLGPDCWKVWVTIAMVEDTPFYRATSEFHVVSDAIGSTIAWPKNYILLE, from the exons ATGCTGAGGGCCAGTTTTACAAGAAAGCTTGAGGCATTGAAAAGCTTGAAACCAAGGAACATAAAATCTGAGCAACAATGGCAAAGGTTTATTAAAGAGAGAGTTTCTGCTGAGTTTAAA ATGCAAGAGAGACCAAACTCACCGATAACTAGAGTTGATGTGTGGATTCGTGCACATACTAAGAAGGATGAGACTGTAATTAATGAGGATGTTGCTGAAAAACTA aaaaaaattaatgaatatcaGAGGACACAAGTGAGTGAAGATGCCTCAACAATTCACGGTGATGCTCTGACCCATGTGCTAGGAAAAGAACGTAATGGGCGTGTACGAGGGGCTGGATCTGGAGTTACAGCAACGTTGATGAATTTAGAAGCACTTAGCAAGTCTCATActgcacaaaataaaatggaacTAAAAGATCTCAAAAAACTATTCGAGGAACTCAAGGCTGCATTCATTAAGAACACTAGCAAACAAGCg gATCGAATTGACATAGATAGCATGATGAAAAATTCTCGAGACATTCGACTA GATCACAATGAGACAAGCCACAAAAGGAAATGTTTGGAAGACACTTCACATGCGAAA AAAGCTAAAACATGTGGAAGCACTTTcacaaatattgaaaatgcTCGTTGTAGATTACTAGATTGGATGGGAACAGGAAAAGTTGTAGGGGAAGGAACAATTGCATCAAGAGATCCACTTGCCAAAGTACATCATATATGTCTTGGACCAGATTGCTGGAAAGTTTGGGTGACAATTGCAATGGTTGAAGATACTCCCTTCTATCGTGCTACATCTGAGTTTCATGTTGTTAGTGATGCAATTGGAAGCACAATTGCTTGGCCAAAAAACTACATCTTGTTGGAGTAG
- the LOC107177059 gene encoding uncharacterized protein LOC107177059 isoform X4, producing the protein MLRASFTRKLEALKSLKPRNIKSEQQWQRFIKERVSAEFKKKINEYQRTQVSEDASTIHGDALTHVLGKERNGRVRGAGSGVTATLMNLEALSKSHTAQNKMELKDLKKLFEELKAAFIKNTSKQADRIDIDSMMKNSRDIRLDHNETSHKRKCLEDTSHAKKAKTCGSTFTNIENARCRLLDWMGTGKVVGEGTIASRDPLAKVHHICLGPDCWKVWVTIAMVEDTPFYRATSEFHVVSDAIGSTIAWPKNYILLE; encoded by the exons ATGCTGAGGGCCAGTTTTACAAGAAAGCTTGAGGCATTGAAAAGCTTGAAACCAAGGAACATAAAATCTGAGCAACAATGGCAAAGGTTTATTAAAGAGAGAGTTTCTGCTGAGTTTAAA aaaaaaattaatgaatatcaGAGGACACAAGTGAGTGAAGATGCCTCAACAATTCACGGTGATGCTCTGACCCATGTGCTAGGAAAAGAACGTAATGGGCGTGTACGAGGGGCTGGATCTGGAGTTACAGCAACGTTGATGAATTTAGAAGCACTTAGCAAGTCTCATActgcacaaaataaaatggaacTAAAAGATCTCAAAAAACTATTCGAGGAACTCAAGGCTGCATTCATTAAGAACACTAGCAAACAAGCg gATCGAATTGACATAGATAGCATGATGAAAAATTCTCGAGACATTCGACTA GATCACAATGAGACAAGCCACAAAAGGAAATGTTTGGAAGACACTTCACATGCGAAA AAAGCTAAAACATGTGGAAGCACTTTcacaaatattgaaaatgcTCGTTGTAGATTACTAGATTGGATGGGAACAGGAAAAGTTGTAGGGGAAGGAACAATTGCATCAAGAGATCCACTTGCCAAAGTACATCATATATGTCTTGGACCAGATTGCTGGAAAGTTTGGGTGACAATTGCAATGGTTGAAGATACTCCCTTCTATCGTGCTACATCTGAGTTTCATGTTGTTAGTGATGCAATTGGAAGCACAATTGCTTGGCCAAAAAACTACATCTTGTTGGAGTAG